TCCCCGATATTGATGGCTATGAAATTTTAAGACGACTCAGAGCGGTACAAGTATCCACACCAGTGCTGATTCTGTCTGGCCTGTCTGATATCGATGATAAAATTAAAGGTCTCGGCTTTGGCGCTGATGACTATCTCACAAAACCCTTTAACCGAGAAGAACTTCTAGCACGTGTTCGCGCAATTATTAGAAGATCACGCGGTCATTCAAACTCTATGATTAACGTTGGTCGTCTTAAGATTGATTTGAATGCTAAGACTGTAGAAGCGGATAATAAGCTTCTTCGCCTTACAGGACGGGAATATGCCATTCTTGAGCTTTTAGCAATTCGCAAAGGAGCGACGCTTTCTAAAGAAGTCTTCTTAAACCACCTCTACGGCGGTATGGAGGAACCTGAATTTAAGATTATTGATGTCTTCGTTTGCAAATTACGTAAAAAACTTGCAGATGCTTTAAGCGGAGAAAATTATATTGAAACCGTTTGGGGGCGTGGGTACGTCTTAAGAGAACCTCGTAAAGAAGACATGGCGACCAGTTTTTCATCCAATAAAAAATCGCCTACTGTATCCCCCTCTTCGGCCCCTAAAAAGGTCAGCGCATCGAGCAACGCTAAAAAAGACTCCTTAACACTCCCCAAGATCTCTGGAGCACGTTAAAAATCACTCTATAAACGTCAATTTGAGGCACGAAAGTGCCTCAAATGCTATTTTATTTTTTATTTTTCTTTTATTTTTTTTCTACAAGATCCTTTTATTTACGAGGTAATCAAAGTATTACAATAGTAGTTATAATTTTATGAAAATAATTTATACTATATTTACATCTTTTTTCTTGACATATGAGTAATTTAATAATATATATGACTTATGTTTGTTCTGCAGAATAACATTTACCCTTGTCTCTCCCTCAACAAGAGAGAGAAGCGTAAGGATACGTGAAAGAAGTAATAGGTCATTAAGATCTTAAGACCACACAGTAAACGATCTTTTAAAAGGATATGGGTTAGTTGTCCGCCGGCCCAGGACCTTTTAAGAAGATTTTTAGAGTGTTAAAAGAATTTTTCCCCGGGGAAAGAGCTTCGAAGGAAGAGAAATTGAGAAGGCTCTCCCTTTGAAAAACGGTATCATGCTCTTTCCTCCCTCAGCGTCCTGAGCCACCCAGGCGATGGGGGAGTGAAAGGGTCATCACCCAACAAGAACAATAAAAAACATCGTCAGAAAATGTCATCACGCGATTCTTTCAGAACCGCGGGGCGATTCAGTGTGCTTGTAACCAAACCACGTCTCTGCGAGGCCCCTTGGCCGCGGCAGTCCATATTGCTTATTTAACTGGATCACGTCGCTTCGCTCGTGATGACGCACTTCTATAGGCCGTCATCGCGCCGATTCTTTCAGAACCGCGACAATTCAGCGTGTTTATTGGTAACCAAACCACGTCTCTGCGAGGGGCCCCTTGGCCGCGGCAGTCCATCTTGCTTATTGTGCTGGATCACGTCGCTTCGCTCGTGATGACGCACTTCTATAGGCCGTCATCGCGCTGGTTCTTTCAGAACCGCGGGGCGATTCAGCGTGTTTATAACCAAACCACGTCTCTGCGAGGCCCCTTGGCCGCAGCCATATTGCTTATTTAACTGGATCACGTCGCTTCGCTCGTGATGACGCACTTCTATAGGCCGTCATCGCGCTGGTCTTTCAGAACCGCGGCAATTCAGCGTGTTTATTGGTAACCAAACCACGTCCCTGCGAGGCCCCTTGGCCGCGGCAGTCCAGCGTGCTTTTTAGGTTCCCCCTATTTCCTTCTGACTTTTGATTGCTGGCTTCTTGACAATTTCTAAAAAGAGAGTACAAATCGGGACGATTAATTTTGCTCCCATGGGCCAAACGCATACTCAAATAAATTTGGTATGATTATGGCGCATGGGTGTGTTGATTTATTTTTATTTTGCAAAGCAAGCGTTTTCAAGTATGTGAAAATGCGTATGCGATTTGGAGTTAAAACTTTAGGATTTAAACATGTCAAAAAACACACCCCAAGAATTTGGTAAACTAAGGGCTGCATTGTGGCCCATCCATGGATACGAGCTTAAAAAGTTCCTCCCCATGGGCTTTATGATGTTCTTTATTCTCTTTAACTACACCATCCTACGAGACGTAAAAGATGCTCTCGTCGTGACCGCTCCAAAGTCCGGAGCCGAAGTGATCCCATTCATCAAAGGTTGGTTAGTTGTTGCCTCAGCGTTCGTGTTCTTCTTTGTTTACACGAAACTGACAAACATCTTTTCCGCAGAAAAGCTCTTTTATGGAATTGTCATTTTCTTCATCGCTTTTTTCGGACTGTTTGCTTTCTTCATTTATCCGAATCGTGAACTTTTTCACCCTTCTCAAGACTTTATTCAGCAAGTTCAAGATAGCTATCCACGCTTGCGTTACATCGTAGCGATCTATGGTATCTGGTCTTATGCTGTATTTTACATGATGGCTGAATTGTGGGGAAGCGTGATGGTTTCACTCTTATTCTGGCAATTCGCAAACGAAATTACACGTACACAAGAAGCAAAGCGTTTTTACGCACTCTTTACACTGATTGCTAACGTTGCGTTAATTTTCTCAGGTGAGACGATTGCGCGTTTCTCAGAACTAGAGCACGCAGAAGGTGTTGATTCTTGGGGCGTTTCATTACGTTGGATGATGGGAACAGTTGTTGTTTTCGGTGCAATTACAATGTTTATCTATCGCTGGATGCAGAAGAACGTCTTGACCAATCCTATGTACTACGATGCAGCTGAAGCGGCGCAAAGCAAAACCAAAAAAGTTAAAAAACCAAAGTTGGGAATTATGGAAAGCTTGAAGTTCATCTTCACCAATCCATATCTCGGCCTCTTAGCGATCTTGGTTATCGGCTACGGTGTGTCTATCAACATCATCGAATTGCTCTGGAAGTCCCGCTTGAAAGAAGCTTTCCCCGATCCAAACAGCTATGCTTGGTTCATGGGTAACTTCTCAAAGTACACAGGTATCGTGACAATGGCATTGATCTTCATGACCAAGGGCGTTGTTCGTAAGTTTGGTTGGATGACCGCTGCGATCGTCACACCTTTGATTGTTTTCATCACAGGCGGTCTTTTCTTCCTCTTTATCGCCTTTGATCAAGAAATGACTCTGTTTATGGAAAACATTGGTCTTGTTGGGTTTACTGCTTTGATGCTCGCTGCTTACATTGGCGCTGCTCAGAACATTTTGAGTAAGGGTACAAAATACTCTCTCTTTGATCCAACAAAGGAAATGGCCTACATCCCCCTCGACCAAGAGTCTAAAGTTAAGGGTAAGGCTGCCGTTGACGTTATCGGTGGTCGTCTTGGAAAAGGTATGGGAGGGTGGATTAACCAAGGTCTTCTCCTCATAACTGCAGGCAATGCCATGACGATTTTCCCTTACTTGTCAATTATCGTAAGCGTTGTCGTGCTTATTTGGTTGATTTCAGTAAAAGCTTTAAACACACGCTACTTAGCGATGTTAAAGGCTTCTCCTGAATCTTCAAAGTAAAGCCTCAAGGTTTTACTCTCACTTATAAAGCCAGCCCTTCCAAAGGGGCTGGCTTTATTAAAAAAATCTCACTCTTGAATCAACTCAAAATAGTTCTTATGTATATCCCATAACTCCAATTTAAGATTTAAATCGATGTATCATTTGCTTGTCAGATTTCTAGTATTATTTCTTTGTGCCGCAAAACTCTCGGTGGCCTCATCTGAGTTTATCGTTGACGAAACAACTTTTTTTCCTAGCACTCCTCCCATCACAGATCTATTTGATGAAGATGAGAAAGAAAAAGAAAACATAAATTCTGGGCTTCCTGACCATATATATGAGCGCTTAAGCAAATCTAAATATAATGTACGCACACAAATTAAAAAATCCTTAGAACCCTCTATTGCTCCGCATTATTGGGAAGATTCTTTAAAATTTCCAGTGTTCTGCGTAGGCACCGGTCGTTCTTGGATGGGTATTCTGTTTTCAAGTGATCATTACATTCCGACGATCGTAGAAGAACAAGATACAACGCTTGATTTGAATAAAAGAATAAAACCTCATTTCAATGAGCGTGCCTGGGATATAGGTGACACTTCATCAATCCTCAAAAGGCGCGGCGATTATGGTTCAGTATTTTTCGCCCATGTGGGCTACGGCATCGACTCCGAAGAACCGACAAAAAAAGCCTTAAGAATGTATTTTGATCTTTTAAAATCAGGAGGGTTTTTTCTTTATAAATCCTATGTTATTGAAAACGACATTCAGAATCCAGAAAGCACCTCTCGCCCCAGTGATCAACTGCTCGCTAAAGAAGTCCACACGAAAAAAATCTTCGCAAGTGTTGGGTTCACAGATGTCACAACTTTGATCGTTCGTGAAAAAGAATTTCCTGGATCAGATCCAATTTCTCTCTTAGTTTTTGCATATAAGCCTCAAGTTTTATGAACATTTAAAATAACTCTAGATTATTAAAAATCGCTGGAGTATTTTTCGGCAACTGACAAATGGATTTGTCAGTGTCGATCATTAAACAGTGAGGATCATTATGAAAATAAACTTATTAAACACTCTGCTAGCTGTCTCATTTACTTTGGGAACGAGTGCACTTTCTCTCGCCACCGATACTTTGAAAGAAGAGAATGAGACTGAGACAAAGACGCCCACCATTCTTGTTACTCCACAAAAAGGAGAATCCTCTTTAGAAGAAGTTAAAGCTCCAGAAATCGTTCAAACTCTCGATGTAGACTCATTTTTTGAAGACCAGGGTTCTGAAAAGGGACTAGATGTTAAAGAAGAAAAAATCTCACCTGCTGAATCTTCTGATGATGAGAGCTCTGGAACTGAAAAGAAAAAAGGCAAGCGCAGCAGTAGTGATAGAAAAGAAGAAACTGAAGAACCAGCACGTGACCCCAACAGTCCCCATAAGAGAAGATTAAAAGAATTTTTCACAAACCTTGAAGAAGGAAAAGAAATGACTTTTGAATCCTCTACAGGACTTGCTCTTCTTTATAAGAAAGAGGCCGGAAAAGTTTTCCTTCAAACAGATGAAGGTTGGGAAGAAGATTCTCAAGGCTAAAATACGTTTTTTCCATCAAAAGCAGTGCCTTAAACAGCACTGCTTTTTTTTGCTTTCGATCTTAAGAAATTTTCACTAGCATGGTGGAGTCAATAATAAACAGGAGGTCGATTATGCGTATTAAGAATATAACAAAAATTCTCATGACAAGCTCACTTTTAACCCTGAGCCTCGGAAGTTTTTCCTATGATGTCTTTGCCTCCGATGTTTTGCAGGAAGAAGAAAAAGAATCAGGTAGTTCTCCAGTCAGCAACGTAACATCTGTATCTTCTCCACAACAGCAGAGTTCATTTTTATGGCGCTATACTTTTGGCTTATTTTTAGATTCATCTCCGTCAACCTCAACACAGCCAAGTTCGCTGCCTGTTGAAAAACCAGTCGTAGATGAAAAAGATTCGTCCCCCCTTCCCTCTACATCTGATTCGTCTACGGGTGGGTCCCATGGATTAGAAACCATAGATCCAACAATGCTTGAAGCTTGGGCAAAAAAGAAGGGCTATACGAATACTGACGCGCTTCTACAGAGTGTCATGATGTCTAAAGGCTCTGATGCTCTTGAAGAAGATGACGGGACCAAGGAACTTACCGACGCTATGCATGCCCTAAAAATGGAGGGACAAGAAGAAAAGAGTGAGAAATCCACTGCACTTTATCTTGAAGGAACTGAGGCTCTTGGGTCCATTAAAATTGTTGGAGATAGCGACCTCAATGTTTATCCAGGGCTAACTTATATCGTCAGCAAGAAAAATGGAAAAGGCGAGAAAAAAATTGCTGCTGAAAATCTCCGAATTCATCCTGACTTTACGTACCATGTCATCAGAGTTGAGACAACGGATGGAACTATTCTGTGGACTAAAAAATAACAAAGCTTATTTAAAATATTCAGCCTCTTGGGTGACATTACCCAAGAGGTTTTTTTTATTTCGCAAATCTTCTAACTTAAGTCTTTTTCTTGTTGGAAAAATTTAAACTCTCCTTTATGATAGCAAAAAATAATACATATATCGATAAAATAGGGAGTTTTAACTATGAGAGGCCTAAAGCAATCCAGCGACTTAATTTTAAGTACGATCATTTTGGCTTATGTTTCTATAATGCCAAGCTTTGCTTCAAATCTATCCCAAGAATTATCCCAAGAAGAAAGAGAGGCCCGTATTGATAAAATGATCGCTGAATTTAAAGAAATTAATTTTGACGGCCTAGATAACCTTAACAAGGCAACTCCGGTGAGTTCTCCTCCTGCAACTCCTGAACAAAAACCAAATCAAAACTGCGCATCTTCTTTTAGCCCACAAATAGATATTATCTGGGATTATTTTTCGAAAAAGACGCTTGGAAATAAATCTAACGAAGACGATTCCGATGAGAGTGATGACGAATCCAAAGGAATTTTGAGTCCTGATAGTGGGTACTACAAATTCAAAAATTTCTGTAAAGCCCTTCGAGAAGGAGAAGAAAAATTTTATCACAGTACAGGTTCAGGGCTTAGTTTTTGGGTAAAGAAAGTCGGAAAAGAAATATATTCAAGATCAGATACAACTGAACCTTGGCGCGATAAAAATAGCGATCCTGTGGACAAATGAGTCTCAGAGTGAGTAAGAGCACTCTGCAAAGTGATACAAGAGACTCTTATTTTCTTTCTTGCTCTAAAAAAGTTTTAAAATCAATGTCTTTCCCATTTTTAAAATTTTGTTATGATCCGGACACGTGTTTTCAAAAACGCGCATCAATTATAATAATTAACACTCATTCGCTTTCAAACAATGAGCAGGAAAATACGGCAAAATTTACGGAACGCATTTGATAGACGCCGTACATTGAAGCCGCTGTATGACAGTTCTCATGAACGGGAGGGAAAGAGTATAAAAGCTTTGGGAGAGATGTATGAAAAATATTACAAAACGATTTATATTACTGTTTTTTGCCGTGTGTTTATGGTCTTTGAATTTACACACCCCACTTCAATCTTCAAATGATTTTCGGCAATTGGGGCAAGAGGAAGACGATAATGGAAGACGACAATCACAATCGTCATCATCGCAAGAAGATGAGGGTGAAACAGCTCAAGCCTCTTCACGATCTTGGGCTGGAAAATCCTATGACAACATTAGCTTTGTCATTACTTGGCCCTTTAAGACACTCTGGTGGATTGTCACGTATCCATTCAGTTCTTCATTAGAAGAAGATTCTGAGGAAGATGAAGACAGTTCTGCTGACGGTGATGGCATTTTAAGTCCTGATTCTACGTACTATAAAAGAAAAACTTTCTGTCGTACTTTAAAAGAGGGGCAAGCAAAGCTATACAAAAGCCCCACAGGACTTGAGTATTGGTTAAAAAAAGAATCCGGAAAAATACTCTCTAGTGAACACCAAAACGGCCCATGGAAGCAGGAGAAAAACGAGAGCGATTCTGACGACAGTGAATAATCAATCATTTCTATTCCAAATGACAGGGAGGTTATCGCCTCCCTGTCATCAAAATAGATTTAAAATCAAGACCTTTTTCATTTTTCAGATTTTGTTATCATGGGGGCGTGCAGTTTCCAAAAATATGCGCTTCAATTAAACTTAAGGGAGAGATGTATGAAAAACATCACAAAACGATTTACACTACTAATCTTTGCGCTCAGCTTATGCGCCGTTAACGTTAATAATCCGGCCCAAGCTACCGATACACTTGCTCAAGAAAATCAAGATGACTCTCGACGCAAGAAAACAAAAGTTTCTAAAAATGTTCTTACCCCCCAGGATGATGCCACTGCGAAAAAAGAGCCGTCTAAGTCTAAGACAAAACAATGTTGGGATGGCACATGCTTTGTAATAACGTGGCCCTTTATAAAATTTTGGGACCTAATTACTTATCCTGTTCGTTGGTATTACGCTACTCCTGCGAATTCCACAAAAAAACCTGACGAGATTCAGCCCCAAATTCCTTCTGGTCACCTTGCAAAGACCGAAGAAGAAGATAAGCAAGGAACAGGTCAACCAAAGAACACAGAAGCCGATGATGATCAAAACTCAAAAAGCAAAGACGGGAAGCAAGATACTGACGCAGAGCAAATAAAGGGGACTCTTGAAGACGATCGTCAGTCAGAAAATCCTTCCGGCCAACGTGCAAGTACTGAGAAAGAAGATGATCAAGAAGAAGGACAAGCAGCCGACGATGATCAAAACTCAAAAAGTAAAGACGGGAAGCAAGGCACTGATGTACAGCAAATAGAGGCTGATCCTGAAGAAGATCAGAGTGCAAGACAAAAGGAAACAGGGGGCGATGGAAACAAAGAATCAGAAAATGATGAAAAAGAATCTCAGAAAGCAAGCGCTTCTGCAGAAGAATCATTAGGAGAAGCCGCTCAATCTCAGGGTTCCGAAGAGAAAGGCTTTATAAAAAGAACAGATGTTTCTTTTGAAGAAAAAAGTGAGCCGAGCAGTCCCTATCAGACTCCTCTAAAATCAGGAGTAAAAAAGAGTGTAAAAAAACGCCCTCTAATGACTCCTGAGACTCCTCCCAGAAGATCTCCTCGAAATCATCATCTTACACCTACAAACTATTATCAATCCGATACAAAAAAAACACCCACTAAAAGCACGAAGAAAAAAAATGTTGTTCATCAGGGAACTCCCCATCCAAAATCAGGACGCATAACTTCTCCTAAGTAAAATTTTTAGATCTTAAAAAGATAAAAGGCCGCTTTCGCGGCCTTTTATCTTTGATCACTTCATGCCTTTTTTACGACTCACTTCGAACGCAGACTCTTTGGTAATGATAAATTGGGACGTGACCCAGCATCAGGTAATTGTTCTTTAGGCGTTTTTTTCATGATTTTAGACAACTCTTCTAGGCCTCGATCCAGCTGAGGATCGCGATTGCCTCGATAGTCAGCGGGCGTAAATTCCACAAAAATATCCGGATCAACACCTCGGTTTTCAACACTCCAACCCACATCTTTAAACCAGAAAGAAAACTCGGGTTGGGTTGTCATCCCACCATCGACTAATGGATTAGTAGGATTTATGCCAATGATCCCTCCCCAGGTACGTTTGCCAACGGAAGGACCCAGTTTCATAAGACGAAAAGCCTGGGCAAACATATCGCCATCGGATCCCGCATACTCATTAATAAGAGAGACCATAGGTCCCATGGGCGCATGTTCAGGATAAGGCACAAGACCATTCCAACGACTGACGTCATAACCTAAGCGTCTACGCGCAAGCTTTTCGAGAATCAAGGGGGATACTGACCCACCCCCATTATAACGAATGTCAACGATTAACCCTTCTCTTTCGCTTTCATCGAGGAAGTAACGATGGAATTCAGAGAATCCTTTGGACGACATATCAGGGATATGAACATAACCAACCCGTCCTTTAGATTTTTTATGAACATAGGCTCGGTTATTTTCAACCCAATCACGATAGCGCGGCTCAAAATCACTCCCTAAAGTTTTGACTGTCACATAACGTTTATTTTTTCCTGTCTTATCACTTACTTCTAGGGTCACCTGTTGATGAGCCTGATGAACAAGAAGAGAGGCCGGCGGTTTTTCTACACTTAACGTTCGTCCATTAATTTTCCTCAGTAACTCTCCCTCTTTCACATTGACACCTGGTTGCACGAGAGGAGAACTATGAGATGGATTCCAAACATCCCCTTTGACAATATCATGAATAGTATAGGCTTTTTGTTTAGGATTGAGTGTGAGACTAGCAGCCAAATTCCCCACTTCCCAAAAGGGCGGATGCTTCACATCAC
The sequence above is drawn from the Candidatus Nucleicultrix amoebiphila FS5 genome and encodes:
- the ctrA gene encoding response regulator transcription factor CtrA codes for the protein MRVLVIEDDSGTAKTLQIALQGEGFVCDTTGVGEDGLDIARHYEYDLIILDLMLPDIDGYEILRRLRAVQVSTPVLILSGLSDIDDKIKGLGFGADDYLTKPFNREELLARVRAIIRRSRGHSNSMINVGRLKIDLNAKTVEADNKLLRLTGREYAILELLAIRKGATLSKEVFLNHLYGGMEEPEFKIIDVFVCKLRKKLADALSGENYIETVWGRGYVLREPRKEDMATSFSSNKKSPTVSPSSAPKKVSASSNAKKDSLTLPKISGAR
- a CDS encoding Npt1/Npt2 family nucleotide transporter, translating into MSKNTPQEFGKLRAALWPIHGYELKKFLPMGFMMFFILFNYTILRDVKDALVVTAPKSGAEVIPFIKGWLVVASAFVFFFVYTKLTNIFSAEKLFYGIVIFFIAFFGLFAFFIYPNRELFHPSQDFIQQVQDSYPRLRYIVAIYGIWSYAVFYMMAELWGSVMVSLLFWQFANEITRTQEAKRFYALFTLIANVALIFSGETIARFSELEHAEGVDSWGVSLRWMMGTVVVFGAITMFIYRWMQKNVLTNPMYYDAAEAAQSKTKKVKKPKLGIMESLKFIFTNPYLGLLAILVIGYGVSINIIELLWKSRLKEAFPDPNSYAWFMGNFSKYTGIVTMALIFMTKGVVRKFGWMTAAIVTPLIVFITGGLFFLFIAFDQEMTLFMENIGLVGFTALMLAAYIGAAQNILSKGTKYSLFDPTKEMAYIPLDQESKVKGKAAVDVIGGRLGKGMGGWINQGLLLITAGNAMTIFPYLSIIVSVVVLIWLISVKALNTRYLAMLKASPESSK